The Natrinema sp. DC36 genome includes the window CGGTTCGCCGTCGGCGTCGTCGACGGTTTTTGCGTCGGGGTGGACCCGCTTGCACACCTCGCGGGCGTCGGGACAGCGCGGGTGGAACCGACAGCCCGACGGCGGATCGATCGCTTCGGGCATGACTCCCTCGATCGCCTCGAGTTCGCTCACAGTTCGATCGGGACGAGGGATCGAGTTCAGCAGTGCGTTCGTATAGGGGTGTTTCGTGTCGTAAAACAGCTCGTCGACCGGCGCTTGCTCGACGATCTCGCCGAGGTACATGACGTTCACTCGGTCGCAGATCTCGGCGACGACGCCGAGGTCGTGGGTGACCCAGAGGAAGCTCGTCCCGTACTTCGCTTGGAGGTCGTCGACGAGATCGATGATCTGTCCCTCGACGGTGACGTCCAGGGCCGTCGTCGGCTCGTCGGCGATGATGAGGCTCGGTTCGCAGGCCAGCGCCATCGCGATCAGCACGCGCTGGCGCATCCCCCCGGAGAACTGGTGGGGGTACTCCTCGTAGCGCTGTTCGGGGTCGGGGATGCCGACCTCCCGGAGCATGTCGATCGCCTCGGCTTTCGCCTCGTCTTCGGAAAGCCCGCGGTTGAGTTCGATGAACTCCCGCAGTTGGCCGCCGACGGTGAAGACGGGATTGAGCGACTCCATCGGATCCTGGAAGATCACCGCGATCTCGTTGCCCCGGATCCGGGTCCGGATCTCCTCGTTCGAGAGCATCTCGTCGCGCTCTCGACGCTCCCCGTCGGGCCCCTCTTCGAAGCCCACGATGGTCTCGCCCTTGTAGGTGATTTCGCCGCCGACGATCTCGCCGGGTCTCTCGACGAGCCGCAAGAGGCTCATCGAGGCGACCGATTTGCCGGCGCCGCTCTCGCCGACGAGGCCGACGATCTCGCCCTCGCGGATCTCGAAGGAGATGCCGTCGACGGCGCGTACTGTCCCTGCGTCCGTGAAGAACTGCGTCTCGAGGTTCTCGACGCGAAGTAGTGGTTCGGTGCTCATTGTCAGTCGTCAATCCGCGGGTCGAGGGCGTCCTGCAGGCCGTCGCCGAACAGGTTGAAGCCCATAATCGTGATCATAATCGCCAGTCCCGGCCAGATCGAGAGCCAGATGTTCGAGTGCATGTAGTTGTTGTGTGCGACGTTGAGCATCTGCCCCCAGTCCGGGGTCGGCGGCTGTGCGCCGTAGCCGAGGAAGGAGAGCCCGGCGACGATGAGGATCGTGACGCCGATCTGCAGCGTCGCGTACACCAGCACCGGCGCGAAACTGTTCGGAACGACGTGTCGCAGGATGATGTTTCGATCCTTGACGCCGGCCGCCTGCGCCGCCTCGATGTAGTCCATCTCGCGGATGCTCAGGACGCGGCTGCGGATGATGCGGGCGAAAACGGGGATGAAGGCGATGCCGACGCCGATCACCGCGTACCAGATGTTCGCGCCGCCGACGAACACGGTGAAGACGATGATGAGGATCAGCGGCGGGATCGCGTACACCGTCTCGACCAGCCGCATCAGGAGGTCGTCGACCTTGCCGCCGTAGTAGCCCGCGACGGCACCGATGAGCGTCCCGCCGGTGAGGCCGATGAACGTCGAGACCAGCCCGACGAACACCGACACCTGCGTGCCGTAGACG containing:
- a CDS encoding ABC transporter ATP-binding protein, which gives rise to MSTEPLLRVENLETQFFTDAGTVRAVDGISFEIREGEIVGLVGESGAGKSVASMSLLRLVERPGEIVGGEITYKGETIVGFEEGPDGERRERDEMLSNEEIRTRIRGNEIAVIFQDPMESLNPVFTVGGQLREFIELNRGLSEDEAKAEAIDMLREVGIPDPEQRYEEYPHQFSGGMRQRVLIAMALACEPSLIIADEPTTALDVTVEGQIIDLVDDLQAKYGTSFLWVTHDLGVVAEICDRVNVMYLGEIVEQAPVDELFYDTKHPYTNALLNSIPRPDRTVSELEAIEGVMPEAIDPPSGCRFHPRCPDAREVCKRVHPDAKTVDDADGEPHRAACVKYDAFDVGYVESRPLEGAAGIDRTAAAGDVDEPESIAPNPASDESGGEGRE
- a CDS encoding ABC transporter permease — its product is MAIGESEFEAGSESMAEDEVETRVGWRYTLARVKRDTTARWGLYIVAFVLFVAVYALVDSNLSRLTFGVVSDYTFAELLPFFDHPTHLPPPGEGQQNVPPYFPLAEQSWNPLPAGGMPEYPLGTDPAGRDYFTRVVYGTQVSVFVGLVSTFIGLTGGTLIGAVAGYYGGKVDDLLMRLVETVYAIPPLILIIVFTVFVGGANIWYAVIGVGIAFIPVFARIIRSRVLSIREMDYIEAAQAAGVKDRNIILRHVVPNSFAPVLVYATLQIGVTILIVAGLSFLGYGAQPPTPDWGQMLNVAHNNYMHSNIWLSIWPGLAIMITIMGFNLFGDGLQDALDPRIDD